One segment of Nostoc piscinale CENA21 DNA contains the following:
- a CDS encoding Gfo/Idh/MocA family protein — translation MIKIAVIGVGRWGVHLLRNFLAHPQVSVAAVLDPHVERLTAAKQQFNLDENVLLTTQWSALQEISDLDAVAIATPATTHYHLIKDALQQGYHVLAEKPLTLDPKECEELCYLAELQKLILMVDHTYLFHPAVTAGKAVVEANQLGELRYAYASRTHLGPVRQDVDALWDLAIHDIAIFNNWLGQAPVKVQATGTVWLQTAENSPSGLADLVWVTLTYSNNFQAYIHLCWLNPDKQRRLAVVGSLGSLIFDEMSPNAPLTLLHGEFERQGNHFLPINQSREVIELNPGEPLQQVCDRFIQSILQNQPPVVSSGWVGTELVKILAALTTSLNQGGKPVFLTNI, via the coding sequence ATGATTAAAATCGCAGTTATTGGGGTTGGGCGTTGGGGCGTACATTTACTGCGGAATTTTTTAGCACATCCCCAAGTAAGTGTCGCAGCAGTATTAGATCCTCATGTTGAAAGATTAACAGCAGCCAAGCAGCAATTTAATTTAGATGAGAATGTATTATTAACAACTCAATGGTCAGCTTTACAGGAAATATCAGATTTAGATGCAGTCGCGATCGCCACACCAGCCACAACTCACTATCATTTAATCAAAGATGCTCTCCAGCAGGGATACCATGTTTTAGCTGAAAAGCCTTTAACTTTAGACCCCAAAGAATGTGAGGAACTTTGTTATTTAGCAGAGTTACAAAAGTTAATCTTGATGGTTGACCATACTTATTTATTTCACCCAGCCGTTACAGCCGGAAAAGCGGTAGTTGAGGCGAATCAATTAGGTGAATTACGTTATGCTTATGCTTCTCGCACTCACTTGGGGCCAGTTCGTCAAGATGTTGATGCACTGTGGGACTTAGCGATTCATGATATTGCAATTTTTAACAATTGGCTGGGACAAGCACCTGTGAAGGTGCAAGCAACAGGGACAGTTTGGTTGCAAACAGCAGAAAATTCACCATCCGGTTTGGCAGATTTAGTTTGGGTGACGCTGACCTACTCGAATAACTTTCAAGCATACATTCATTTGTGTTGGCTAAACCCTGATAAACAAAGACGTTTGGCTGTGGTGGGTAGTCTGGGTAGTTTAATTTTTGATGAAATGTCACCGAATGCACCATTGACTTTATTACACGGAGAGTTTGAACGCCAAGGAAATCATTTTCTTCCGATAAATCAAAGCCGAGAAGTGATTGAACTAAATCCAGGTGAACCTTTACAACAAGTGTGCGATCGCTTTATTCAATCCATACTCCAAAATCAACCGCCGGTTGTGTCATCAGGTTGGGTAGGTACAGAGTTAGTCAAAATTCTGGCAGCTTT
- a CDS encoding DUF928 domain-containing protein gives MKWIKSSVYFAVLSILCLEVLPISSLTAQVKAESISKTQGWQISQAFKPPKRGDPPASAGGSTRGSSCLKGKKQIVPLLPPNKLGLTLAERPTLFWFVPESSVKTAKFVLLTDQDENSVYETTLKLPNKPGIINFTLPKTAPELAVGKTYHWYLTVVCNSQDASTNPWVDGWVERTEAEASLSAALAKAQPRKLPSLYAEAGIWYEALATSAQLRRSEPKNVRARIDWWTLLKSVNLNTLASESFVDCCKNELVNR, from the coding sequence ATGAAATGGATTAAGTCATCTGTATATTTTGCCGTCTTGTCCATATTGTGCTTAGAGGTTCTGCCAATTTCTAGTCTCACAGCACAGGTAAAAGCTGAATCTATCTCTAAAACACAAGGATGGCAAATTAGCCAAGCATTTAAGCCACCAAAACGAGGAGATCCACCCGCCAGTGCTGGTGGTTCAACTCGTGGTTCTAGTTGTTTGAAAGGCAAGAAACAAATAGTCCCTCTCTTACCTCCAAATAAACTAGGTTTGACATTAGCTGAACGTCCAACATTGTTCTGGTTCGTACCTGAATCTTCAGTCAAAACAGCCAAGTTTGTGCTTTTAACTGATCAAGATGAAAATTCTGTTTACGAAACAACCTTGAAGCTGCCGAATAAACCTGGAATTATCAATTTTACCTTACCTAAGACTGCCCCAGAATTAGCAGTGGGAAAAACTTACCATTGGTATTTGACTGTTGTTTGTAATTCTCAAGATGCCAGCACAAATCCTTGGGTAGATGGTTGGGTAGAACGCACTGAAGCGGAAGCCTCATTGTCAGCAGCATTAGCCAAAGCACAACCACGCAAATTACCTAGCCTTTATGCTGAAGCTGGGATTTGGTATGAAGCACTAGCAACTTCAGCACAATTACGGCGCAGTGAGCCGAAAAATGTGCGAGCCAGAATTGATTGGTGGACATTATTGAAATCAGTGAATTTAAATACACTGGCTTCTGAGTCATTTGTTGACTGCTGTAAGAATGAATTAGTAAATAGGTAA